One genomic window of Ruegeria sp. THAF33 includes the following:
- a CDS encoding carbohydrate ABC transporter permease, with the protein MATQHSRSVARLMMAPAVVLLLGWMLVPLTMTLYFSFKKYLPLRGGDLGWVGFDNYVRFVSSSTFWPAVQATLVIVGGVLIITVILGILLAMLLDQPMWGQGIVRILVIAPFFVMPTVSALVWKNMFMDPVNGLLAHLWRFFGAEPISWLSEASMTSIIMIVSWQWLPFATLILLTAIQSLDSEQLEAAEMDGAPPLKRFYHIILPHLGRAITIVILIQTIFLLSIFAEIFVTTGGAFGTRTLTYLIFQRVLESQNVGLGSAGGVYAIILANIVAIFLMRIVGKNLDA; encoded by the coding sequence ATGGCTACTCAACACTCCCGATCCGTTGCTCGCCTGATGATGGCACCCGCAGTTGTCCTGCTGCTTGGCTGGATGCTCGTGCCATTGACGATGACGCTGTACTTTTCTTTCAAGAAATATCTGCCTCTGCGCGGGGGTGATCTGGGTTGGGTCGGGTTCGACAACTATGTCCGCTTTGTCTCGTCCAGCACATTCTGGCCCGCAGTGCAGGCAACACTGGTCATTGTTGGCGGTGTTCTGATCATAACCGTCATTCTCGGAATTCTGCTTGCCATGCTGCTGGATCAGCCGATGTGGGGGCAAGGCATTGTCCGAATCCTTGTCATCGCGCCGTTCTTCGTCATGCCCACCGTGTCTGCGCTGGTGTGGAAGAACATGTTTATGGACCCGGTCAATGGTTTGCTGGCCCATCTGTGGCGTTTTTTCGGGGCCGAGCCGATCTCGTGGTTGTCCGAGGCGTCGATGACCTCGATCATCATGATCGTTTCGTGGCAATGGCTGCCCTTTGCAACGCTGATCCTGTTGACCGCCATTCAGTCGCTGGACAGCGAGCAACTGGAAGCAGCCGAGATGGATGGTGCACCGCCGTTGAAGCGCTTTTATCACATCATTCTGCCGCATCTGGGCCGTGCGATCACCATTGTGATCCTGATCCAAACAATCTTTCTCTTGTCGATTTTCGCCGAGATCTTCGTGACCACAGGCGGCGCTTTCGGCACCCGTACACTCACCTACCTGATCTTCCAGCGCGTGTTGGAAAGCCAGAATGTCGGCCTTGGATCAGCCGGAGGTGTCTACGCAATCATCCTTGCCAATATAGTTGCGATCTTCCTGATGCGCATCGTCGGCAAGAACCTGGACGCGTGA